A stretch of Triticum aestivum cultivar Chinese Spring chromosome 1D, IWGSC CS RefSeq v2.1, whole genome shotgun sequence DNA encodes these proteins:
- the LOC123165020 gene encoding uncharacterized protein: MAIDHDSPCKELLPKDRRSMDDDGPEPEEEVEEDEKSAEVEEEEVEESAEAEEQEQVVSADGERWPRWLRPMMSARFYTPCKTHPDSRRGGVRAMFCLDCADVAGALCSLCADQGHRGHHVIRVRRSTYSSVLIVADVRGLLDVDGVQTYVINGARVVFLRERGPQQRHARSAWSFVNQCGCGRGLLEAFRFCSLSCKFPGCRHDGNASSSPPSPPRNAADQASTPPPPPQPAHRRKGIPHRAPFGNLAV, translated from the exons ATGGCGATCGACCACGACTCCCCCTGCAAGGAGCTCCTCCCCAAGGACCGCCGCAGCATG GATGATGACGGCcctgagccggaggaggaggttgaggaggacgAGAAGTCtgcggaggtggaggaggaggaggtcgaggagtctgcggaggcggaggagcaggagcaggTGGTGTCCGCGGACGGCGAGCGGTGGCCCCGGTGGCTGCGCCCCATGATGTCGGCGCGGTTCTACACGCCGTGCAAGACGCACCCTGACTCGCGCCGCGGCGGCGTGCGCGCCATGTTCTGCCTCGACTGCGCCGACGTCGccggcgcgctctgctcgctgtGCGCCGACCAGGGCCACCGCGGCCACCACGTCATCCGGGTCCGCCGCTCCACCTACAGCAGCGTGCTCATCGTGGCGGACGTGCGGGGGCTCCTGGACGTGGACGGCGTGCAGACCTACGTCATCAACGGCGCGCGCGTCGTCTTCCTCAGGGAGCGCGGCCCGCAGCAGAGGCACGCCCGCAGCGCCTGGAGCTTCGTCAACCAGTGCGGCTGCGGCCGCGGCCTGCTCGAGGCCTTCCGCTTCTGCTCGCTCAGCTGCAAGTTCCCCGGCTGCCGCCACGACGGCaacgcctcctcctcgcctccctcCCCGCCGCGCAATGCCGCCGACCAGGCCtcgacgccaccaccgccgccgcagcctgcACACCGGCGCAAGGGCATCCCGCACCGGGCACCGTTCGGCAACCTCGCCGTCTGA